From Candidatus Defluviilinea gracilis, a single genomic window includes:
- a CDS encoding MBL fold metallo-hydrolase — protein sequence MKIDILHAGYCTAPEHLAIRGGRWRSIRFPAMFALFRHPTFGAMLFDTGYSFRFFDETIRFPRRIYRWMTPVTLREEDLIANQLSTFNLQLKDISHVFISHFHADHIASLPDLAWSRFVYLPHAFSRLRHSTPSEDLKHAFLRGLVPSDFDSRSHEVDVTNSILLSAEYAPFNTGYDLLGDESIIGVELPGHAYGQMGIFARDDDGKLFFFVADAAWLKRSVIENRPPHTIANFLFSDPEAYRQTLGDLHSHYLTHPNTIIVPSHCEVTIRSLENKPAR from the coding sequence ATGAAGATCGACATCCTTCACGCGGGGTATTGCACGGCTCCCGAGCATCTTGCCATTCGCGGCGGGCGCTGGCGTTCGATTCGATTTCCCGCGATGTTCGCCCTCTTTCGTCATCCAACATTCGGCGCGATGCTGTTCGACACCGGTTATTCCTTCCGTTTTTTCGATGAGACGATAAGATTCCCGCGCCGCATTTATCGCTGGATGACTCCAGTAACCCTTCGCGAAGAAGACTTGATCGCGAATCAACTTTCAACGTTCAACCTGCAACTCAAGGATATTTCACACGTCTTCATCTCCCACTTCCACGCGGATCATATCGCTTCACTCCCCGATTTGGCTTGGTCCCGCTTCGTCTACCTGCCTCACGCCTTTAGCCGACTCCGCCACTCGACGCCCTCCGAGGATCTCAAACACGCCTTCCTGCGCGGACTCGTACCCTCAGATTTTGACTCCCGCTCCCACGAAGTGGATGTGACCAACTCGATCCTTTTATCCGCAGAGTATGCGCCATTTAACACCGGCTACGACCTGCTCGGCGACGAATCGATCATCGGCGTGGAACTCCCCGGTCATGCGTATGGGCAAATGGGAATCTTCGCCCGCGATGACGATGGCAAACTTTTCTTTTTTGTTGCAGATGCGGCTTGGCTCAAACGGTCGGTGATTGAAAACCGCCCGCCGCACACGATCGCAAATTTCCTTTTCTCCGATCCCGAAGCCTATCGTCAGACCCTGGGCGATTTACATTCCCATTATCTGACTCACCCCAATACGATCATCGTCCCATCCCATTGCGAAGTGACGATCCGCTCGCTTGAAAATAAACCAGCGCGTTGA
- a CDS encoding ABC transporter ATP-binding protein yields the protein MSQQSMIDVKNVTAAYGALTALNGVSLNVQKGEIFGLLGPNGAGKTTLLASVEGLHKPKQGEVHVGGISVQANPAATKRQLGIQLQKTALLDDLTVAELVEVYAALYEVYLTSKEIDALLARFDLVEKRNTLARRLSGGQQQRLALAVAIANDPQIVLLDEPTSALDPHARRAVWDIVRQLHDEGRTIVLTTHAMEEAEALCGRIAIIDRGQIVACDTPSALIANLKLNSMLKATVELPLDQVRALPEVSAARYTGQHLEVETARPEVTMTALHELALRSGRSIRDVMVRQPNLEDVFLKLTGRVLAESN from the coding sequence ATGTCTCAACAATCAATGATCGATGTAAAAAATGTGACCGCCGCCTACGGCGCGTTGACCGCCCTCAACGGGGTGAGTTTGAACGTGCAAAAAGGCGAGATCTTCGGCTTGCTCGGACCGAACGGCGCGGGCAAGACCACGTTGCTCGCCAGCGTGGAAGGCTTGCATAAACCCAAACAGGGAGAAGTGCATGTCGGCGGGATCAGTGTGCAGGCGAACCCTGCCGCGACGAAACGTCAATTGGGAATCCAATTGCAAAAAACCGCGTTGCTCGACGACCTGACCGTCGCCGAATTGGTGGAAGTGTACGCCGCGTTGTATGAGGTGTATCTCACCTCGAAAGAAATTGACGCGCTTCTCGCCCGCTTCGATCTCGTTGAAAAACGAAACACGCTGGCGCGCCGCCTCTCGGGCGGGCAACAACAACGACTCGCGCTGGCGGTTGCGATTGCGAACGATCCGCAGATCGTGTTGCTCGACGAGCCGACCTCCGCGCTGGACCCTCATGCGCGTCGCGCCGTGTGGGACATCGTCCGTCAGTTGCACGATGAAGGACGCACAATTGTGTTGACCACTCATGCAATGGAAGAGGCGGAAGCGTTGTGCGGACGAATCGCCATCATTGATCGCGGTCAGATCGTGGCGTGCGATACGCCCAGCGCCTTGATCGCGAACCTCAAACTAAATTCGATGTTGAAAGCGACGGTGGAATTGCCGCTGGATCAAGTCCGCGCACTGCCTGAGGTGAGCGCGGCGCGGTACACGGGTCAACACTTGGAAGTGGAAACTGCCCGCCCCGAAGTGACGATGACCGCCCTGCATGAACTTGCGTTGCGTTCAGGTCGCTCCATCCGCGACGTGATGGTGCGCCAGCCCAACCTTGAGGATGTGTTCCTCAAGTTGACGGGACGCGTACTTGCCGAGTCGAATTAA
- a CDS encoding GNAT family N-acetyltransferase, whose amino-acid sequence MRAELFTRENLHALQFPPTEDGDYARRYLIPLMTDGLQKYIRNVYNTQFMAVQVGETIIPVTVTDFHPQNTYTVSPYSHYVSYGGLEEVKHLENPPVEFLIKLVMYPVARYFRFAELDRVVFVNNYLLSTNLYPPVSGDQLSALSEALLERFPDRAIVFRSVDQKKNPHVLDALKNLGYDLVLSRQVWYMDPLASLKTRQCKEDARVLKKAGYEVVDGGDLSDDELHRAAYLYELLYLKKYSYFNPQFTFEFLKLARDQKTLFLYGLKKNGRLDGIMGFFVRNGAMTQPLFGYDTSLPQEEGLYRLLTLLTLQEGVKRGLLVHASGGVGKFKKTRGGESVTEYNAVYTKHLPKRRQSPWKLIGWLSKFAIPYFKKMDF is encoded by the coding sequence ATGCGAGCCGAACTCTTCACCCGTGAGAATCTCCACGCGCTTCAATTCCCACCAACGGAAGATGGGGACTATGCCCGCCGTTACCTTATCCCATTGATGACGGATGGCTTGCAAAAATATATCCGCAATGTATACAACACCCAGTTCATGGCGGTTCAAGTCGGCGAGACGATCATACCTGTGACAGTCACCGATTTTCACCCGCAGAACACTTATACCGTTTCGCCGTACAGCCATTACGTCTCCTATGGCGGGCTGGAAGAGGTGAAGCATTTGGAGAATCCGCCTGTTGAGTTTTTGATAAAACTTGTGATGTACCCCGTTGCCCGGTATTTTCGGTTCGCGGAATTGGATAGGGTGGTCTTTGTAAATAATTACCTGCTCTCCACGAACTTGTATCCGCCGGTAAGCGGCGACCAGCTGTCCGCGTTGAGCGAAGCGTTGCTGGAGCGCTTCCCAGACCGGGCGATCGTGTTCCGCTCTGTTGACCAGAAAAAGAATCCTCACGTCCTCGACGCGCTGAAAAACCTTGGCTACGACTTGGTACTCAGTCGTCAAGTCTGGTACATGGACCCTCTTGCTTCGTTGAAGACTCGTCAATGCAAGGAAGATGCGCGCGTGTTGAAAAAGGCAGGTTATGAAGTTGTAGACGGCGGGGATTTATCCGATGATGAATTGCATCGCGCGGCGTATTTGTACGAATTGTTGTACCTGAAAAAATATTCCTACTTCAATCCGCAATTCACGTTTGAATTTTTGAAACTCGCGCGAGACCAGAAGACCCTTTTTCTGTATGGGTTGAAAAAGAATGGACGGCTGGATGGCATTATGGGTTTCTTCGTCCGCAATGGCGCGATGACCCAGCCCTTGTTTGGGTACGACACATCCCTCCCGCAGGAGGAAGGCTTGTATCGCTTGCTCACGTTGCTTACGTTGCAAGAAGGCGTGAAGCGCGGATTACTCGTCCATGCCAGCGGCGGGGTGGGCAAATTCAAAAAAACGCGCGGCGGCGAATCGGTGACCGAGTACAATGCGGTGTATACCAAGCATTTGCCGAAGAGACGGCAATCGCCGTGGAAGTTGATCGGCTGGCTCTCGAAATTTGCGATCCCATATTTCAAGAAAATGGATTTTTAG
- a CDS encoding NUDIX domain-containing protein → MNHIRPIALCVFKNNNRILVFEGHDAIKNETYYRPLGGGIEFGESGEVAVRREIMEELHSEIEGLKHLGFLENIFVNNGNTGHEIVMVYDGALAKAELYEQAEMEVIEANGERIRVVWKSLHEFGEGKSILYPDGLLEMLK, encoded by the coding sequence ATGAACCACATCCGCCCGATTGCTCTTTGCGTGTTCAAAAACAACAACCGCATCCTCGTCTTTGAAGGGCATGACGCGATTAAGAACGAAACGTATTATCGTCCGCTGGGCGGGGGGATTGAGTTCGGCGAAAGCGGGGAGGTGGCTGTCCGCCGCGAGATCATGGAGGAATTGCACAGCGAGATCGAAGGGTTGAAGCATCTCGGCTTTCTTGAAAATATTTTTGTCAATAACGGAAACACGGGTCACGAGATCGTAATGGTCTATGATGGGGCGTTGGCAAAGGCTGAGTTGTATGAGCAGGCTGAAATGGAAGTGATCGAAGCGAACGGGGAGCGAATCCGCGTGGTGTGGAAGAGTCTGCATGAGTTCGGGGAGGGCAAGTCCATCTTGTATCCCGATGGTTTGTTGGAGATGTTGAAGTAG
- a CDS encoding NAD-dependent epimerase/dehydratase family protein produces the protein MKALVTGATGFLGGSLVRRLHGMGWDVTGLGRNPKKLNELEDVGVHPFRADISKKDQLLDAFKGQEIVFHCAAFPSPWGNYERFYQANVIGTRYVTRACLENKIKRLVYVSTPSIYFNYNSRTNVKENDPLPEPVSNYAHTKLLAEEEIDKGFADGLAVVSIRPRALIGEGDTVIFPRLIPRLKSGRLPILGDGENIVDLTYIENVVDALLLCSESPASTLGKKYNITNGEPVKIWRLIERICDELHYPRPRRKIPYRAADAVAGTLEFVYSLVPFSPEPPLTRLSVSMMANNSTLDISAARNELGYQPKVSIEEGVARFLKWWKERNPK, from the coding sequence GTGAAAGCGTTAGTCACCGGCGCGACTGGTTTTTTGGGCGGCTCGTTAGTCCGCCGCCTGCATGGCATGGGCTGGGATGTGACCGGGCTGGGACGCAACCCCAAAAAATTGAACGAATTGGAAGACGTGGGCGTCCATCCGTTTCGCGCCGACATCAGCAAGAAAGACCAATTGCTCGACGCGTTCAAAGGACAGGAGATCGTCTTCCATTGCGCGGCGTTCCCATCGCCCTGGGGAAATTACGAACGGTTCTATCAAGCCAACGTGATCGGCACGCGCTACGTGACGCGGGCGTGTTTGGAAAACAAAATCAAGAGACTCGTGTATGTGTCCACGCCGAGCATTTACTTCAATTACAACTCGCGGACGAACGTGAAGGAAAACGATCCACTGCCCGAACCCGTCAGCAACTATGCTCACACCAAACTTCTTGCGGAAGAAGAAATTGACAAAGGTTTTGCGGACGGGCTTGCCGTGGTCTCGATCCGCCCGCGCGCGTTGATCGGCGAAGGCGACACGGTCATCTTTCCGCGTTTGATTCCCCGCTTAAAATCTGGCAGGCTTCCCATCCTTGGCGACGGCGAAAACATCGTTGACCTCACCTACATCGAAAATGTGGTGGATGCGTTATTGCTGTGTTCAGAATCGCCTGCAAGCACGCTTGGCAAAAAATACAATATCACCAACGGCGAACCCGTGAAAATTTGGAGATTGATCGAGCGCATCTGCGATGAGTTGCATTATCCGCGCCCTCGCCGAAAGATTCCGTATCGCGCCGCTGATGCCGTTGCGGGAACGCTGGAATTCGTTTACTCGCTCGTCCCGTTCAGCCCCGAACCGCCGCTGACGAGGCTGTCTGTCAGCATGATGGCGAACAATTCCACGCTCGATATTTCCGCGGCGCGGAACGAACTCGGCTATCAACCCAAAGTTTCGATTGAAGAAGGCGTTGCGCGATTTTTGAAATGGTGGAAAGAGAGGAATCCAAAATGA
- a CDS encoding ketoacyl-ACP synthase III, whose amino-acid sequence MQVNIPLKIIGLGRYLPKRVVPSSELEALCGVPTGWVERRNGVRERRWVTDETSSFMSAQAAREALDEARLKPNQLDLIINASGTGEQAIPDTGALIQRQLGLGDSGIPAMTVHTTCLSFIAGMDVASNFIHSGRYKNILICSADVASCGINPKEPESASLVGDAAAAVVVTRAGAGDASMIHHAHFKTYGDGAYLTAIMGGGSRLHPRFPNHKPEDDLFHMDGPAVLRMVRSVGHEFLEELYPGLSKSMMDVDVVVPHQASKVGLMMLERFGWKENKIIRTIETLGNCVAASIPVTLYQGARDGRIQRGGKILLVGTGAGLSLGGMVLTF is encoded by the coding sequence ATGCAAGTCAATATCCCTTTAAAAATCATCGGTCTTGGAAGATATTTGCCGAAACGCGTTGTTCCCAGTTCGGAATTGGAGGCGCTGTGCGGAGTCCCTACCGGCTGGGTGGAGCGGCGTAACGGCGTCCGCGAGCGTCGCTGGGTAACGGATGAGACCTCGTCGTTCATGTCGGCGCAGGCGGCGCGGGAGGCGTTGGACGAGGCGCGTCTCAAGCCGAATCAACTTGACCTCATCATCAACGCCTCCGGCACGGGCGAGCAGGCGATTCCCGACACGGGCGCGTTGATCCAGCGTCAGTTGGGGCTGGGCGACTCAGGCATCCCTGCGATGACCGTGCATACGACTTGTTTGAGTTTTATCGCGGGTATGGATGTGGCGTCCAATTTCATTCACAGCGGGCGATACAAAAATATTTTGATCTGCAGCGCGGATGTGGCGTCGTGTGGGATCAACCCCAAAGAGCCGGAGTCCGCTTCGTTGGTTGGGGATGCGGCGGCGGCAGTGGTGGTCACGCGAGCAGGCGCGGGCGACGCATCCATGATTCATCACGCGCATTTCAAAACATATGGCGACGGCGCGTATCTCACCGCCATCATGGGCGGCGGCTCGCGTCTTCATCCGCGCTTCCCAAATCACAAACCCGAGGACGACCTGTTCCACATGGACGGTCCCGCTGTGTTGCGAATGGTGCGCAGTGTCGGTCATGAGTTTCTTGAAGAACTCTACCCGGGTCTGTCGAAAAGCATGATGGATGTGGATGTCGTCGTGCCGCATCAGGCAAGCAAAGTGGGATTGATGATGTTGGAACGTTTTGGCTGGAAGGAAAATAAAATCATCCGCACCATCGAGACGCTTGGCAATTGCGTGGCGGCGTCCATCCCGGTCACGTTGTATCAGGGAGCGCGCGATGGGCGCATTCAACGCGGCGGCAAGATTCTATTGGTAGGCACCGGCGCGGGGTTGTCTCTGGGTGGGATGGTGTTGACGTTCTAA
- a CDS encoding ABC transporter permease — protein MKRFLILTKAMTLMHLRNGYVLFWNFAFPILLMVIYGAVMSQFMDYMTPGVIVLNALSFGLVSSSTMMLEMREKGVLRRLQATPLPAVEMIGSYLLVNIVIGVLQSTLIIIAGVLLYKVPLSATGLLLAYPMILIGLLAFMALGGIISGVSAKSGSATAIGMTIYFLLMFISDMIFPLDMLPAWLQNVVPYLPAYPVAQLVRSAMLEATLDPKWLSQLLLLAVYGIAATFVAAKLFRWEPKA, from the coding sequence ATGAAACGTTTTCTCATCCTTACCAAAGCCATGACCCTCATGCACTTGCGAAACGGGTATGTGCTTTTCTGGAACTTCGCATTCCCTATTTTGCTTATGGTCATCTACGGTGCGGTCATGAGTCAGTTCATGGACTATATGACCCCAGGCGTGATCGTCTTGAACGCCTTGAGTTTCGGTCTGGTCAGTAGTTCGACCATGATGTTGGAGATGCGCGAAAAAGGCGTGCTTCGACGTCTGCAAGCCACGCCGTTGCCCGCCGTGGAAATGATCGGCTCATATCTGTTGGTGAATATTGTGATCGGCGTCCTGCAAAGCACACTTATCATCATTGCGGGCGTCCTGCTCTATAAAGTGCCTTTGAGCGCGACGGGATTGCTGTTAGCGTATCCGATGATCCTGATCGGCTTGCTGGCATTCATGGCGCTGGGTGGCATCATCAGCGGCGTATCGGCAAAATCAGGGAGCGCCACCGCAATTGGCATGACCATTTACTTCCTGCTGATGTTCATCAGTGACATGATCTTCCCGCTGGATATGTTGCCCGCTTGGTTGCAAAACGTCGTGCCGTACCTGCCTGCCTATCCCGTCGCGCAATTGGTCCGTTCGGCAATGCTGGAAGCGACGCTCGACCCGAAATGGCTCTCTCAATTGTTGCTCCTCGCTGTGTACGGAATCGCCGCCACATTCGTCGCCGCCAAGTTGTTCCGCTGGGAACCGAAAGCGTAA
- a CDS encoding N-acetyltransferase has protein sequence MQNNSSEPEIIHNPAEKRFETWIDGKLSKLDYLEDGNTIVMTHVGVHPELRGHGVAGKLTEVALEYARGKSLRVIPMCSYVVTYIRRNPQFAELTKQRSGN, from the coding sequence ATGCAGAACAACTCAAGCGAACCTGAAATCATCCATAACCCAGCCGAAAAGCGATTCGAAACGTGGATTGATGGAAAGCTCTCCAAACTCGATTATCTGGAAGATGGAAACACGATTGTGATGACGCACGTCGGCGTGCATCCCGAACTCCGCGGGCATGGCGTGGCTGGCAAGTTGACCGAAGTCGCGCTGGAGTATGCGAGAGGGAAATCTCTACGCGTGATCCCCATGTGTTCGTACGTTGTAACCTACATTCGGCGGAATCCTCAATTTGCCGAGTTGACGAAACAACGTTCAGGAAATTGA
- a CDS encoding sensor histidine kinase, whose translation MNESQPSHLADSDLPISAENLHLYGRFWDVLSVLIFGFAAVAVLASHAGDLTWREWAVAGLSVAQGALYLFCIRGGGWPISQKNLTIYFVGGVCMWVLACWLNPFAWWLGFTYFGQMFGLLPLRGVVFGTAVVTFFILLIISDWNITQIPFGAAFGFSFMWIGGMAVFLFIYGIIRTSSQRADLITKLESAQKELEAARQRDAELATLRERERLARDLHDSLGHSLVALSVQLEAIQRLYKVDADKASAQVDELKDLTRASMDELRRSLAGLRAPGLGERKLSEALQTLSVDVAQRAHLAVTCHIHDDANQLSPVHAETLWRVAQEALTNIERHAAARNVDLNLDIESQHVTLTITDDGCGFPADAENKPGHYGLRGMRERVEGLGGALTLSGNSGGSRVDVRLPLL comes from the coding sequence ATGAACGAATCCCAACCATCCCATCTCGCCGATAGCGACCTCCCGATATCTGCCGAGAATCTTCACCTTTACGGTAGGTTTTGGGATGTGTTGTCTGTATTGATCTTCGGTTTCGCCGCTGTGGCGGTTCTCGCTTCACATGCAGGCGACTTAACCTGGCGCGAGTGGGCAGTGGCGGGATTGTCCGTTGCTCAAGGAGCGCTTTACTTATTCTGCATCCGAGGCGGCGGCTGGCCCATTTCACAGAAAAACCTCACCATCTATTTTGTGGGCGGAGTTTGTATGTGGGTGTTAGCCTGTTGGTTGAATCCGTTTGCCTGGTGGCTGGGCTTCACGTACTTTGGTCAGATGTTCGGTTTACTGCCGCTGAGGGGAGTCGTTTTTGGAACGGCTGTTGTCACATTCTTTATTCTATTAATCATTTCCGATTGGAATATCACGCAAATTCCCTTTGGCGCCGCCTTTGGTTTTTCGTTCATGTGGATTGGCGGCATGGCGGTCTTTCTATTTATTTATGGCATCATCCGCACCAGCAGTCAGCGGGCGGATTTGATCACGAAGCTCGAGTCAGCCCAAAAGGAGTTGGAAGCGGCTCGTCAACGCGATGCCGAATTGGCGACCTTGCGCGAACGGGAACGTCTCGCGCGCGATCTGCACGACAGCCTCGGTCATTCGTTGGTGGCGTTGTCGGTTCAACTCGAAGCGATCCAACGTTTGTATAAAGTGGATGCCGATAAAGCCTCCGCGCAAGTGGATGAGCTCAAAGACCTCACCCGCGCCAGCATGGATGAACTGCGGCGTTCGCTCGCGGGTCTGCGTGCGCCAGGGCTTGGTGAAAGAAAATTGAGTGAAGCGTTGCAAACCTTGAGCGTGGATGTTGCTCAGCGCGCGCATCTTGCCGTCACGTGTCACATTCACGACGATGCGAATCAACTTTCGCCCGTTCATGCCGAAACGCTCTGGCGTGTCGCGCAAGAGGCGCTGACGAATATCGAACGTCACGCCGCCGCGCGGAATGTGGATTTAAATCTCGACATCGAGTCGCAACATGTAACGCTCACGATCACAGACGATGGATGTGGTTTCCCTGCGGATGCCGAGAACAAGCCCGGACATTATGGATTACGCGGGATGCGCGAACGCGTGGAGGGACTCGGCGGCGCGTTGACTCTCTCGGGTAACAGTGGCGGTTCACGCGTCGACGTGAGACTGCCTCTGCTCTAA
- the miaB gene encoding tRNA (N6-isopentenyl adenosine(37)-C2)-methylthiotransferase MiaB, with the protein MKYHIWTEGCQMNVADSQRVGSSLEHLGYQFTETIEEADVIVLNTCVVRQSAEDKAIGRLTSLLPLKRQNPNLVINLMGCMVGVRGADKLREKLPYVDVFSPPSDPGPLVSYLSQGEIRSLEDSETTRRFLMMDDELILPQHERGQLISAHVPIVYGCSHACAFCIIPFRRGIERSRPVGDIVAEIRSLAAQGVKEVTLLGQIVDRYGKDVPDGPNLAQLLRIVHDVEGVERIRFLTSHPNYFTEELMDTIAELPKVMPHIEVPIQAGDDEVLANMKRGYTQQEYRGLIEKIRNKIPDCSIATDIIVGFPGETEEQFMETHRVLSDLRLDVAHLARYSPREGTVATRRMEDNVPEEEKLRRLHLLDDLQEQIVGEINKKYLGQTVDVLFEEKVKDRWRGRTPTNKLVFVESDDALKGKILPVTVTWTGPWSMQANLVGVRSQKIELITV; encoded by the coding sequence ATGAAATACCATATCTGGACCGAGGGATGCCAAATGAACGTCGCCGATTCACAGCGCGTCGGCTCGTCGTTGGAGCATCTCGGTTATCAATTTACAGAAACCATCGAAGAAGCGGACGTGATCGTCCTCAACACCTGTGTCGTGCGTCAATCGGCGGAGGACAAAGCGATCGGACGCCTCACCAGCCTGCTCCCGTTGAAGCGACAGAATCCCAACCTCGTCATCAACCTCATGGGGTGTATGGTCGGCGTGCGCGGCGCGGACAAACTGCGCGAGAAACTTCCGTATGTGGATGTCTTCTCGCCTCCCTCCGACCCGGGACCGCTCGTTTCTTATTTGAGTCAAGGCGAAATCCGTTCGCTGGAAGATTCTGAAACCACGCGCCGTTTCTTGATGATGGACGATGAACTCATCCTCCCTCAGCACGAGCGCGGACAACTCATCAGCGCGCATGTGCCGATCGTGTATGGCTGTTCGCATGCCTGCGCGTTTTGCATCATCCCGTTCCGACGCGGCATCGAGCGCAGTCGTCCTGTCGGCGATATTGTCGCGGAGATTCGCTCGCTCGCCGCGCAAGGCGTGAAGGAAGTGACCTTGCTCGGTCAGATTGTTGACCGTTACGGCAAAGACGTTCCCGACGGACCCAACCTCGCGCAACTGCTTCGCATCGTTCATGATGTCGAAGGCGTCGAGCGCATCCGTTTTCTCACATCGCATCCCAACTACTTCACCGAAGAGTTGATGGACACCATCGCCGAGCTTCCGAAGGTGATGCCGCACATCGAAGTGCCGATCCAGGCGGGCGACGATGAAGTGCTGGCGAACATGAAGCGCGGATACACTCAACAAGAGTACCGCGGTCTCATTGAAAAGATCCGCAACAAGATTCCCGACTGCTCCATCGCAACGGACATCATAGTCGGATTCCCCGGCGAGACCGAGGAGCAATTCATGGAAACGCATCGCGTCCTCTCCGACCTGCGGCTTGACGTGGCTCATCTGGCGCGTTATTCCCCCCGCGAAGGGACCGTCGCAACGCGCCGCATGGAAGATAACGTGCCCGAAGAAGAAAAACTGCGCCGCCTGCATCTGCTCGACGATTTGCAGGAACAGATCGTTGGCGAGATCAACAAGAAATATCTCGGTCAAACCGTGGACGTGTTATTCGAAGAGAAGGTGAAGGATCGCTGGCGGGGACGAACTCCCACGAACAAACTTGTCTTCGTCGAGTCGGATGATGCTTTGAAAGGCAAGATTCTCCCAGTCACCGTCACATGGACGGGACCGTGGTCCATGCAGGCGAATCTTGTTGGGGTGCGCTCGCAAAAAATCGAATTGATCACTGTGTAG
- a CDS encoding ATP-grasp domain-containing protein produces the protein MANILLTGGRAPVTLDLARAFHRAGHSVFMAESLRGHLSQPSNAIKQNFVVPAPRQETEAFLSSLKRIIEENQIELLIPTCEEVFHIAKGLKTLPCRVFAEPLDRLDIFHNKWNFANSARECGLPAPDTVLIEDERTLLDAFARWKGLVLKPVYSRFASRTLILPALREALSMLTFDRTWIAQQFVAGRQFCSYSVSQHGRIVAHVVYPAIFTAGQGATISFQAVEHEKIFHWVHTFASHFNVTGQMAFDFIESPDGEAYVLECNPRATSGVHLLASNPRFVESFFDPRIECVRPTSNSPRMLGTAMLVYGLPDALKKRNLGAWLRTFSQSRDVIWDLRDPLPFFLQWRSILAYLALGMKHNISALEASTFDIEWNGE, from the coding sequence ATGGCAAACATTCTCCTCACAGGCGGGCGCGCGCCCGTGACGCTCGATCTTGCGCGCGCTTTCCATCGCGCGGGACACAGCGTCTTCATGGCGGAATCGTTGCGCGGGCATTTGAGTCAGCCGTCGAATGCGATCAAGCAAAACTTTGTAGTGCCCGCTCCACGTCAGGAGACCGAAGCGTTTTTATCGTCGTTGAAGCGGATCATCGAAGAGAATCAAATCGAGTTGTTGATTCCCACCTGTGAGGAAGTCTTCCATATTGCAAAGGGATTGAAGACTCTGCCGTGCCGCGTCTTTGCCGAACCGCTTGATCGGCTCGATATTTTTCACAACAAATGGAACTTTGCGAATAGCGCGAGAGAATGCGGATTGCCCGCGCCCGATACGGTGTTGATCGAAGACGAGAGAACGTTGCTAGACGCATTCGCGCGTTGGAAGGGACTGGTGTTGAAGCCGGTCTATTCGCGCTTCGCCTCGCGGACGTTGATCCTGCCCGCGCTTCGTGAGGCTTTATCCATGCTGACATTTGATCGGACGTGGATCGCCCAACAGTTTGTTGCGGGACGGCAGTTTTGCAGTTATTCGGTCTCTCAGCATGGGCGCATCGTTGCGCATGTGGTTTACCCGGCGATCTTCACGGCAGGGCAAGGCGCGACGATCTCGTTTCAAGCAGTAGAGCATGAAAAGATTTTCCATTGGGTGCATACGTTTGCGAGTCACTTCAATGTGACGGGACAGATGGCGTTCGACTTCATCGAATCGCCCGATGGGGAAGCGTATGTGCTGGAATGCAACCCGCGCGCGACGAGTGGTGTCCATTTGCTGGCATCGAATCCGCGCTTTGTCGAATCGTTTTTCGATCCGCGCATAGAGTGCGTCAGGCCGACGTCAAACTCTCCGCGCATGTTGGGTACGGCGATGCTGGTCTATGGCTTGCCTGATGCGCTCAAAAAGAGAAACCTCGGCGCGTGGCTGAGGACTTTTTCGCAAAGCCGCGATGTGATCTGGGATCTTCGCGATCCGCTACCGTTCTTCTTGCAGTGGCGGAGCATCCTCGCGTATCTGGCTTTGGGGATGAAGCACAACATTTCCGCGCTGGAGGCATCCACCTTTGACATTGAATGGAACGGGGAATAA